A stretch of the Alnus glutinosa chromosome 6, dhAlnGlut1.1, whole genome shotgun sequence genome encodes the following:
- the LOC133871107 gene encoding uncharacterized protein LOC133871107 — translation MKGHETKMPRMEDILSLPVQDPPCAEFSAAHLKWVKVEGGRQGGDDIALIPFARVDDFVKGESSNAECPASFRIESSRKRLEGSISKPRVDGYLEYTLYWCSYGPEDYREIESGTGDVSSIKPASGKGSRPGRRHMMRGCLCHFTVKRLYTRPLLALIIYNQRKHVDKTGAPCHGILDQDAFGTRAMYAPRISEELRQKVMSMLYVGVSLDSVIQHHMEVVQGHGGPHNRDDFLTRNDVRNMERLIRNSSHELHENDECSIKMWVQRHQKHVFYFQDESGSEPFILGIQTDWQLQQMLLYGNNGLIASHSTFGLKKLKYPLCTLLVFDSSHNAIPIAWVITSSFVGQDIHKWIGLLAERIHTKDPGWRLNTFLVDDPSFKVSMIREAFQCRVLLCVWHIRRAWIRSLLKKCRNFDMQREMFKHLGWILYCTRSGPNAVDAIEEFMQVFVDQCDFMDYFKIRWLPSIELWVAGVRSLPVASPELHAAIESYHLRLKSKVFNEQHASSWERVDWLIHLLTTEFHSLYWLEQYSVETGYFENLRDKSFLANAWYQALHIAEVDVILDEQNLEFAKVISQTDRSVAYTVWNPGSEFSFCDCPWSMVGNLCKHVIKVAIFCKNRQVARPLLAAQVYRQTLLTLLQNPPDDPLVLEHAIFQATRLQQDIKGLEDLSNSGLLQPLPPEINSQVADNLLLFPGLH, via the exons ATGAAAGGCCACGAAACAAAG ATGCCAAGAATGGAAGATATTCTTAGCCTTCCAGTGCAAGATCCTCCTTGTGCAGAGTTTTCTGCTGCTCATTTAAAGTGGGTAAAAGTAGAAGGTGGTCGTCAAGGTGGTGATGATATTGCTCTCATTCCTTTTGCTAGAGTGGACGATTTTGTAAAAGGAGAATCTTCTAATGCAGAATGCCCTGCTAGTTTCCGTATTGAGTCAAGTAGGAAGAGACTTGAGGGGAGCATCAGTAAACCGAGGGTTGATGGCTATCTTGAGTACACATT GTACTGGTGTTCTTATGGCCCTGAAGACTATCGAGAAATTGAGTCTGGAACAGGAGATGTTTCAAGCATCAAGCCTGCGTCAGGGAAAGGGAGCAGGCCTGGGAGGCGTCACATGATGAGAGGCTGCCTTTGCCATTTCACTGTAAAACGATTATACACCCGGCCCCTCCTAGCCCTCATCATCTATAATCAAAGAAAGCATGTAGATAAAACTGGAGCGCCATGTCATGGGATACTTGATCAGGATGCTTTCGGGACAAGAGCAATGTATGCTCCAAGAATCTCAGAAGAGTTACGCCAGAAAGTGATGTCTATGCTTTATGTCGGAGTATCTTTGGATAGTGTAATTCAGCATCACATGGAGGTGGTGCAGGGGCATGGTGGACCCCATAATCGTGATGATTTTCTCACTCGAAATGATGTTCGTAACATGGAAAGGCTTATTCGTAATTCTTCACACGAGTTACATGAAAATGATGAATGCAGTATAAAGATGTGGGTCCAACGCCATCAAAAACATGTTTTCTACTTTCAGGATGAGTCTGGTTCAGAACCTTTTATCTTGGGGATACAGACGGATTGGCAGCTGCAACAGATGCTCTTGTATGGAAATAATGGTTTGATAGCTTCTCATTCAACATTTGGCTTGAAGAAACTTAAG TATCCCCTGTGTACTCTGCTTGTGTTTGACTCATCCCACAATGCAATTCCGATTGCTTGGGTCATTACCTCTTCTTTTGTTGGTCAAGATATCCATAAATGGATTGGATTACTTGCTGAAAGAATCCATACCAAGGACCCCGGTTGGAGACTCAATACCTTCTTAGTGGATGATCCTTCTTTTAAGGTTTCCATGATACG AGAGGCTTTCCAGTGCCGGGTCCTATTATGTGTCTGGCATATTCGCCGTGCTTGGATAAGAAGTCTTTTAAAGAAATGCCGTAACTTTGATATGCAGCGAGAGATGTTTAAGCACTTAGGCTGGATTTTATATTGCACGAGAAGTGGGCCAAATGCTGTGGATGCAATTGAAGAGTTTATGCAAGTATTTGTTGATCAATGTGACTTTATGGATTATTTCAAGATCCGATGGTTACCAAGCATAG AGTTGTGGGTTGCTGGTGTAAGGTCTCTTCCCGTGGCCAGTCCAGAGCTCCATGCTGCAATTGAGTCCTATCACTTAAGATTAAAATCCAAGGTTTTCAATGAGCAACATGCTAGTTCCTGGGAAAGAGTTGACTGGTTGATCCACTTGCTGACAACGGAATTTCACTCCTTATATTGGTTAGAACAATACAGTGTGGAGACTGGGTACTTTGAAAATTTGAGGGACAAGTCTTTTTTAGCCAATGCTTGGTATCAGGCCTTACACATCGCCGAGGTTGATGTGATACTGGATGAGCAAAATCTTGAGTTTGCAAAAGTCATTTCTCAAACAGATAGAAGCGTGGCATATACAGTTTGGAACCCTGGTTCAGAATTTTCCTTCTGTGATTGCCCCTGGTCAATGGTGGGAAATCTTTGTAAGCATGTTATCAAGGTGGCAATTTTCTGTAAAAATCGACAGGTTGCAAGGCCATTATTGGCTGCTCAAGTTTATCGGCAGACCTTGCTTACTCTTCTGCAGAACCCCCCAGATGATCCTCTAGTTCTAGAGCATGCCATTTTCCAGGCAACCCGTTTGCAACAGGACATCAAGGGTTTGGAAGACTTGTCAAATAGTGGGTTGCTCCAGCCATTACCTCCTGAGATTAATTCTCAAGTAGCAGATAATCTTCTGCTTTTTCCGGGTCTTCATTGA